From the genome of Bubalus bubalis isolate 160015118507 breed Murrah chromosome 2, NDDB_SH_1, whole genome shotgun sequence, one region includes:
- the MDC1 gene encoding mediator of DNA damage checkpoint protein 1 isoform X6 yields MEDTQILNWEVEEEEEVEERPSESLGYSLEPLGQLRIFSSSYGPEKDFPLYLGKNMIGRMPDCSVALPFSSISKQHAVIEISAWDKAPVLRDCGSLNGTQILRPPKVLGPGVSHRLRDRELILFADLPCQYHRLDVPRPFVSRGPLTVEETPRVQGGTQPPRLLLAEDSEEEVDSFLDKCVVKGPRTSSLATVVPESDEEGPSPAPDGPGPPSAFNLNSDTDEEESQESGAGEASSAPRRGSAAETEQPEPVTAEIQIEKDQCSVKEKNRDTEIERDVRNGVVPTGVILERSQPSGEDSDTDVSDESGPPRRLAGVRPKRAWSCNFIDSDTDGEDEGIPATPAVVPMKERQIFHEAGTQSPQAPGVARQQESPADGDTDIEEGEVPPDRSQASMVIDSNTDDEEEVSAALTLARLRESQAGKWTRDPDAEEDRAQPVALLEQSQASAGGDSDTDVEEEGLPVERRGMVPKGHMDREYSKKSQHPPRDSDTEGKEDKSSPGVHLERSQASAQVEDEVPLGPAVALPEKCQVQGIVWTHHTDAEAEGGPARLPVLRLEEAWPPLAGDCKLDAENTSSAAAGVRKSQLPAEKDAGTTWDAAVPEQDRALATGTQGGSSTAPGEQDLLPVSRENLADLVVDTGTPGEPQPQREGAQTTTGREREPHGNRATDSGESLHDSEDLDLPATQCFADRKNQSLEAAPSMEDEPTQAFLFTLPQEPGPSCCSSQATGDLNCEMPPAEKASRGDQESPDACLPPAAPEASAALPNSLISQIQKHPAPQSLLFPSPAPLELPIPRTRENENQEAPETPFSSELNSVHPEPKVRPQGSSPVSSLPLEPHPTTPTGQPIALEPTSGVSRSGTHSSFDVTASSVVPTALALQPSTSTDQPVAPKPTLRAPRGRAQRSSVKTPEPNVRTDQPIAPELTAKATRGRAQRSSVKTPKPDNPTIPKPQPSTSTDQPVTPKPTSRAPRGRTPKSSAKTPEPAVPTASELQPAAPKDQPVAPELTSRATRGRTQRSSIKTSKPDMSTAPEPQPSTSTDQPVTPKPTSRAPRGRTPRSSSKTPEPVVSTASELQPSALTDQPVTPELTSRATRGRAQRSSVKTPDPVTTTTPELQPSTSTDQLVTPKRPSRAPRGRTRRSSAKTPEPVVPTASELQPSAPADQPVGPWATQCRRHRSSVKTLEPVVPTAPEPQPSTSKDQSVAPEPTSQATQSQTHRSSVKTSQPTEPTAPDLKPSSPTDQPVTPKVIAQGGPSRTRRASTASAVLVPTTPEFQCPVPSEQPLSPDPIPEVNCSLRPRATRKHGSPTAHVHEPCTAPPEPNSRSSRNQTHGAMKAAKLLSTIPEPAFAQLPEAPPHTPQMPKEEAADGSGFTPEPQPRASQNRKRPSATAHSPPLQKRLQRGRVPQKAASLKEEENPAARPRKEEGVVIPGPGKRKREQTEEESQGRPSRSLRRTKPVQESTAPKVLFTGVVDARGERTVLALGGSLASSVAEASHLVTDRIRRTVKFLCALGRGIPILSLAWLHESRKAGCFLPPDEYLVTDPEQEKNFGFSLREALSRARERRLLEGYEIHVTPGVQPPPPQMGEIINCCGGAILPSMPRSYKPQRVVITCSQDFPRCAIPSRVGLPVLSPEFLLTGVLKQEVKPEAFAFSTVEMSST; encoded by the exons ATGGAAGACACCCAAATTTTAAACTGGGAAgttgaagaagaggaggaggttgAAGAGAGACCCAGTGAATCTCTGGGGTATAGCTTGGAGCCCCTAGGGCAGCTGCGTATCTTCAGTAGTTCCTATGGACCAGAAAAAG ACTTCCCACTCTACCTCGGGAAGAACATGATAGGCCGAATGCCTGATTGCTCTGTGGCCCTGCCCTTTTCATCAATCTCCAAACAACATGCAGTGATTGAAATCTCTGCCTGGGACAAGGCGCCTGTCCTCCGGGATTGCGGGAGCCTCAATGGCACTCAAATCCTGCGGCCTCCTAAGGTCCTGGGCCCTGGGGTGAGTCATCGTTTGCGGGACCGGGAGTTGATTCTCTTTGCTGACTTGCCCTGCCAGTACCATCGCTTGGATGTCCCCCGGCCTTTTGTCTCCCGGGGCCCTCTAACTGTAGAGGAGACACCCAGGGTACAGGGAGGAACTCAACCCCCCAGGCTTCTGTTGGCTGAGGACTCAGAGGAAGAAGTAG ATTCCTTTTTGGACAAGTGTGTGGTGAAAGGACCAAGGACCTCCTCTTTGGCAACAGTCGTTCCAGAGAG TGATGAAGAAGGGCCTTCCCCTGCCCCAGATGGGCCCGGGCCACCTTCTGCCTTCAACTTGAACAGCGACACGGATGAGGAAGAAAGTCAGGAATCAGGAGCAGGGGAGGCCTCTTCAGCTCCCAGAAGAGGTAGCGCTGCAGAGACAGAACAGCCTGAACCTGTCACAGCCGaaatccagattgaaaaagatCAGTGTTCCGTGAAGGAGAAGAACAGGGACACAGAAATCGAGAGGGATGTGAGGAATGGGGTGGTTCCGACTGGAGTGATTCTGGAGAGGAGCCAGCCTTCTGGGGAGGACAGTGACACAGATGTGAGTGATGAGAGTGGGCCTCCAAGAAGGCTTGCTGGGGTCCGTCCAAAAAGGGCCTGGTCTTGTAACTTCATAGATAGTGATACCGATGGGGAGGATGAGGGGATCCCTGCTACCCCAGCAGTGGTTCCCATGAAGGAGAGGCAGATCTTCCACGAAGCTGGTACACAGAGCCCCCAGGCACCTGGTGTGGCACGTCAGCAGGAGAGCCCAGCTGATGGTGATACAGATATAGAGGAGGGGGAGGTCCCCCCGGACAGAAGCCAAGCTTCCATGGTGATCGACAGCAATACAGACGATGAGGAAGAAGTCTCTGCAGCACTGACACTGGCACGTCTAAGAGAGAGCCAGGCTGGTAAGTGGACCCGAGATCCAGATGCAGAAGAGGACAGGGCCCAACCAGTGGCCCTTCTGGAGCAAAGCCAGGCCTCTGCTGGGGGAGACAGTGACACAGATGTGGAGGAAGAGGGGCTCCCAGTGGAAAGGAGGGGAATGGTTCCCAAGGGTCACATGGATAGGGAATATTCAAAAAAGAGCCAGCATCCTCCCAGGGACAGTGATACAGAGGGGAAGGAAGATAAGAGCTCACCAGGGGTCCACCTGGAGAGAAGCCAGGCCTCTGCACAAGTGGAGGACGAGGTCCCACTGGGGCCAGCTGTTGCACTTCCGGAGAAATGTCAGGTACAAGGCATAGTGTGGACACATCACACTGATGCGGAGGCAGAAGGGGGCCCGGCACGGCTCCCCGTGCTGCGTCTAGAGGAAGCCTGGCCTCCTCTAGCTGGGGACTGTAAACTGGATGCGGAGAACACATCCTCAGCAGCAGCTGGTGTCAGAAAGAGCCAGCTTCCGGCAGAAAAAGATGCTGGGACCACGTGGGATGCAGCCGTTCCTGAACAGGACAGAGCACTTGCCACCGGGACCCAGGGTGGGTCATCCACGGCACCAGGGGAGCAGGACCTTCTCCCGGTCTCAAGGGAAAACCTAGCAGATCTGGTGGTGGACACAGGCACTCCAGGGGAGCCCCAGCCGCAGAGAGAGGGGGCCCAGACCACcacaggaagggagagagaaccGCATGGGAATAGGGCCACAGATTCTGGAGAGAGCCTCCATG ATTCTGAAGATCTGGACTTACCAGCTACCCAGTGCTTTGCAGACAGAAAGAATCAGAGCCTGGAAG CAGCCCCCAGCATGGAGGATGAGCCCACCCAGGCCTTCCTGTTTACTCTGCCCCAAGAGCCTGGCCCTTCctgttgcagctcccaggccacAG GTGACTTGAATTGCGAGATGCCACCTGCTGAGAAGGCTTCCAGG GGTGATCAGGAATCCCCAGATGCTTGTCTGCCTCCTGCAGCACCTGAAGCCTCAGCTGCACTCCCAAACTCCCTCATCTCTCAGATCCAAAAACATCCCGCACCTCAGTCCCTCCTTTTTCCCTCTCCAGCTCCTTTAGAACTGCCTATTCCCAGGACCAGAGAAAATGAGAATCAGGAAGCTCCAGAGACTCCCTTCTCCTCAGAGCTGAACTCTGTCCACCCAGAACCCAAAGTCAGGCCGCAGGGGTCTTCTCCAGTTTCTTCTCTACCCCTTGAGCCCCACCCTACCACCCCCACAGGCCAGCCTATTGCCCTTGAACCCACATCTGGGGTCTCTCGGAGCGGGACACATAGTTCCTTTGATGTAACTGCCTCATCAGTTGTCCCCACAGCCCTTGCACTGCAGCCATCCACCTCCACAGACCAGCCTGTCGCCCCTAAGCCCACACTTCGGGCCCCTCGGGGCAGGGCACAGAGGTCTTCTGTCAAAACCCCTGAACCCAATGTCCGCACAGACCAGCCTATTGCCCCTGAGCTCACAGCTAAGGCCACTCGGGGCAGGGCACAGAGGTCTTCTGTCAAGACTCCCAAACCAGATAACCCCACAATACCCAAGCCCCAGCCTTCTACTTCCACAGACCAGCCTGTCACCCCCAAACCCACATCTCGGGCCCCTCGGGGCAGGACACCTAAGTCTTCTGCCAAGACTCCTGAACCAGCTGTCCCCACAGCCTCTGAGCTCCAGCCTGCTGCCCCTAAAGACCAGCCTGTTGCTCCTGAGCTCACATCTAGAGCCACTCGGGGCAGGACACAGAGGTCTTCTATCAAGACTTCCAAACCAGATATGTCCACAGCCCCCGAGCCCCAGCCTTCCACTTCCACAGACCAGCCTGTCACCCCCAAACCCACGTCTCGGGCCCCTCGAGGCAGGACACCTAGGTCTTCCTCCAAGACTCCTGAACCAGTTGTCTCCACAGCCTCTGAGCTCCAGCCTTCTGCCCTCACAGACCAGCCTGTCACTCCTGAGCTCACATCTAGGGCTACTCGGGGCAGGGCACAGAGATCCTCTGTCAAAACCCCTGATCCAGTTACCACCACAACACCTGAGCTCCAGCCTTCCACCTCCACAGACCAGCTTGTCACCCCCAAACGCCCATCTCGGGCCCCTCGAGGCAGGACACGTAGGTCGTCTGCCAAGACTCCTGAACCAGTTGTTCCCACAGCCTCTGAGCTCCAGCCTTCTGCCCCTGCAGACCAGCCTGTTGGTCCTTGGGCCACTCAGTGTAGAAGACATAGGTCTTCTGTCAAGACCCTGGAACCAGTTGTCCCCACAGCCCCTGAACCTCAGCCTTCTACTTCTAAAGACCAGTCTGTCGCTCCTGAACCCACATCTCAGGCCACTCAGAGCCAAACACATAGGTCCTCTGTCAAGACATCCCAGCCAactgaacccacagcccctgacCTCAAACCTTCCTCCCCCACAGACCAGCCTGTCACTCCCAAGGTCATAGCTCAGGGTGGTCCAAGCAGGACACGAAGGGCTTCTACAGCAAGTGCTGTGCTAGTTCCTACTACCCCTGAATTTCAGTGTCCAGTCCCCTCAGAACAGCCTCTTTCCCCTGACCCCATCCCCGAAGTCAACTGCAGCCTTAGGCCGAGGGCCACTAGGAAACATGGGTCTCCCACAGCTCATGTTCATGAGCCCTGTACCGCACCCCCTGAACCTAACTCCCGCTCCTCAAGGAACCAAACACATGGGGCAATGAAGGCAGCCAAGCTCCTTAGCACCATTCCTGAGCCTGCCTTTGCCCAGCTCCCCGAGGCACCGCCTCACACTCCCCAGATGCCAAAGGAGGAGGCAGCAGATGGGTCAGGCTTCACCCCAGAGCCCCAGCCTAGGGCCTCTCAAAACCGCAAGAGGCCTTCAGCTACTGCACATTCACCTCCACTTCAAAAACGGCTCCAGAGAGGGAGAGTCCCTCAGAAGGCAGCATCccttaaggaagaagaaaatccaGCAGCGAGGCCAAGGAAGGAAGAG GGTGTAGTGATTCCGGGTCCaggcaagagaaagagagagcagaCAGAGGAGGAGTCCCAGGGAAGACCGAGCCGTAGCCTGCGACGGACCAAACCTGTTCAGGAGTCCACGGCCCCCAAA GTGCTCTTCACGGGCGTGGTGGATGCTCGCGGAGAAAGGACAGTGCTGGCCCTGGGGGGCAGTCTGGCCAGCTCAGTGGCTGAGGCTTCTCACCTGGTGACTGATCGGATCCGCCGGACGGTCAAGTTTCTGTGTGCCCTGGGCCGGGGCATCCCCATCCTCTCCCTGGCCTGGCTGCATGAG TCCCGCAAGGCAGGCTGCTTCTTGCCCCCGGACGAATATTTGGTGACTGATCCCGAGCAGGAGAAGAACTTCGGCTTCAGCCTTCGGGAGGCCCTGAGCCGAGCTCGGGAGCGAAGGCTGCTGGAG GGCTATGAGATTCACGTGACCCCCGGAGTCCAACCACCGCCACCTCAGATGGGAGAGATCATCAACTGCTGTGGAGGCGCCATCCTGCCTAGCATGCCCCGGTCCTACAAG CCTCAGAGGGTCGTGATCACATGTTCCCAGGACTTCCCTCGATGTGCCATTCCATCTCGGGTTGGGCTGCCTGTCCTCTCACCCGAGTTCCTGCTGACGGGAGTACTGAAGCAGGAAGTCAAGCCAGAGgcctttgccttctccactgtggaAATGTCATCCACCTGA
- the MDC1 gene encoding mediator of DNA damage checkpoint protein 1 isoform X1, translated as MEDTQILNWEVEEEEEVEERPSESLGYSLEPLGQLRIFSSSYGPEKDFPLYLGKNMIGRMPDCSVALPFSSISKQHAVIEISAWDKAPVLRDCGSLNGTQILRPPKVLGPGVSHRLRDRELILFADLPCQYHRLDVPRPFVSRGPLTVEETPRVQGGTQPPRLLLAEDSEEEVDSFLDKCVVKGPRTSSLATVVPESDEEGPSPAPDGPGPPSAFNLNSDTDEEESQESGAGEASSAPRRGSAAETEQPEPVTAEIQIEKDQCSVKEKNRDTEIERDVRNGVVPTGVILERSQPSGEDSDTDVSDESGPPRRLAGVRPKRAWSCNFIDSDTDGEDEGIPATPAVVPMKERQIFHEAGTQSPQAPGVARQQESPADGDTDIEEGEVPPDRSQASMVIDSNTDDEEEVSAALTLARLRESQAGKWTRDPDAEEDRAQPVALLEQSQASAGGDSDTDVEEEGLPVERRGMVPKGHMDREYSKKSQHPPRDSDTEGKEDKSSPGVHLERSQASAQVEDEVPLGPAVALPEKCQVQGIVWTHHTDAEAEGGPARLPVLRLEEAWPPLAGDCKLDAENTSSAAAGVRKSQLPAEKDAGTTWDAAVPEQDRALATGTQGGSSTAPGEQDLLPVSRENLADLVVDTGTPGEPQPQREGAQTTTGREREPHGNRATDSGESLHDSEDLDLPATQCFADRKNQSLEAPSMEDEPTQAFLFTLPQEPGPSCCSSQATGSLNEAWEVLATQPFCPREYEASETQTAVTLLDTRASCPPPSRTAQQEQHPESPVRAEALGMEGRGMQTVEKDKGTQRETTERVIPEGGPPQNETKKLPSEGEREDVTGEEELIRGIQGREQNQVLARDTQSQESDKKVKSASTGRGMEIVKLETETPKETQEKEREKQTLAGEIFESEAGKLVVERESEVGGLEVKGPQELLDRGPQMRETEAGGQDQKGQASGPPSEPGAGAGDLQGFTSDPVASGSQAGGGRGAPGSPRRQQRGDLNCEMPPAEKASRGDQESPDACLPPAAPEASAALPNSLISQIQKHPAPQSLLFPSPAPLELPIPRTRENENQEAPETPFSSELNSVHPEPKVRPQGSSPVSSLPLEPHPTTPTGQPIALEPTSGVSRSGTHSSFDVTASSVVPTALALQPSTSTDQPVAPKPTLRAPRGRAQRSSVKTPEPNVRTDQPIAPELTAKATRGRAQRSSVKTPKPDNPTIPKPQPSTSTDQPVTPKPTSRAPRGRTPKSSAKTPEPAVPTASELQPAAPKDQPVAPELTSRATRGRTQRSSIKTSKPDMSTAPEPQPSTSTDQPVTPKPTSRAPRGRTPRSSSKTPEPVVSTASELQPSALTDQPVTPELTSRATRGRAQRSSVKTPDPVTTTTPELQPSTSTDQLVTPKRPSRAPRGRTRRSSAKTPEPVVPTASELQPSAPADQPVGPWATQCRRHRSSVKTLEPVVPTAPEPQPSTSKDQSVAPEPTSQATQSQTHRSSVKTSQPTEPTAPDLKPSSPTDQPVTPKVIAQGGPSRTRRASTASAVLVPTTPEFQCPVPSEQPLSPDPIPEVNCSLRPRATRKHGSPTAHVHEPCTAPPEPNSRSSRNQTHGAMKAAKLLSTIPEPAFAQLPEAPPHTPQMPKEEAADGSGFTPEPQPRASQNRKRPSATAHSPPLQKRLQRGRVPQKAASLKEEENPAARPRKEEGVVIPGPGKRKREQTEEESQGRPSRSLRRTKPVQESTAPKVLFTGVVDARGERTVLALGGSLASSVAEASHLVTDRIRRTVKFLCALGRGIPILSLAWLHESRKAGCFLPPDEYLVTDPEQEKNFGFSLREALSRARERRLLEGYEIHVTPGVQPPPPQMGEIINCCGGAILPSMPRSYKPQRVVITCSQDFPRCAIPSRVGLPVLSPEFLLTGVLKQEVKPEAFAFSTVEMSST; from the exons ATGGAAGACACCCAAATTTTAAACTGGGAAgttgaagaagaggaggaggttgAAGAGAGACCCAGTGAATCTCTGGGGTATAGCTTGGAGCCCCTAGGGCAGCTGCGTATCTTCAGTAGTTCCTATGGACCAGAAAAAG ACTTCCCACTCTACCTCGGGAAGAACATGATAGGCCGAATGCCTGATTGCTCTGTGGCCCTGCCCTTTTCATCAATCTCCAAACAACATGCAGTGATTGAAATCTCTGCCTGGGACAAGGCGCCTGTCCTCCGGGATTGCGGGAGCCTCAATGGCACTCAAATCCTGCGGCCTCCTAAGGTCCTGGGCCCTGGGGTGAGTCATCGTTTGCGGGACCGGGAGTTGATTCTCTTTGCTGACTTGCCCTGCCAGTACCATCGCTTGGATGTCCCCCGGCCTTTTGTCTCCCGGGGCCCTCTAACTGTAGAGGAGACACCCAGGGTACAGGGAGGAACTCAACCCCCCAGGCTTCTGTTGGCTGAGGACTCAGAGGAAGAAGTAG ATTCCTTTTTGGACAAGTGTGTGGTGAAAGGACCAAGGACCTCCTCTTTGGCAACAGTCGTTCCAGAGAG TGATGAAGAAGGGCCTTCCCCTGCCCCAGATGGGCCCGGGCCACCTTCTGCCTTCAACTTGAACAGCGACACGGATGAGGAAGAAAGTCAGGAATCAGGAGCAGGGGAGGCCTCTTCAGCTCCCAGAAGAGGTAGCGCTGCAGAGACAGAACAGCCTGAACCTGTCACAGCCGaaatccagattgaaaaagatCAGTGTTCCGTGAAGGAGAAGAACAGGGACACAGAAATCGAGAGGGATGTGAGGAATGGGGTGGTTCCGACTGGAGTGATTCTGGAGAGGAGCCAGCCTTCTGGGGAGGACAGTGACACAGATGTGAGTGATGAGAGTGGGCCTCCAAGAAGGCTTGCTGGGGTCCGTCCAAAAAGGGCCTGGTCTTGTAACTTCATAGATAGTGATACCGATGGGGAGGATGAGGGGATCCCTGCTACCCCAGCAGTGGTTCCCATGAAGGAGAGGCAGATCTTCCACGAAGCTGGTACACAGAGCCCCCAGGCACCTGGTGTGGCACGTCAGCAGGAGAGCCCAGCTGATGGTGATACAGATATAGAGGAGGGGGAGGTCCCCCCGGACAGAAGCCAAGCTTCCATGGTGATCGACAGCAATACAGACGATGAGGAAGAAGTCTCTGCAGCACTGACACTGGCACGTCTAAGAGAGAGCCAGGCTGGTAAGTGGACCCGAGATCCAGATGCAGAAGAGGACAGGGCCCAACCAGTGGCCCTTCTGGAGCAAAGCCAGGCCTCTGCTGGGGGAGACAGTGACACAGATGTGGAGGAAGAGGGGCTCCCAGTGGAAAGGAGGGGAATGGTTCCCAAGGGTCACATGGATAGGGAATATTCAAAAAAGAGCCAGCATCCTCCCAGGGACAGTGATACAGAGGGGAAGGAAGATAAGAGCTCACCAGGGGTCCACCTGGAGAGAAGCCAGGCCTCTGCACAAGTGGAGGACGAGGTCCCACTGGGGCCAGCTGTTGCACTTCCGGAGAAATGTCAGGTACAAGGCATAGTGTGGACACATCACACTGATGCGGAGGCAGAAGGGGGCCCGGCACGGCTCCCCGTGCTGCGTCTAGAGGAAGCCTGGCCTCCTCTAGCTGGGGACTGTAAACTGGATGCGGAGAACACATCCTCAGCAGCAGCTGGTGTCAGAAAGAGCCAGCTTCCGGCAGAAAAAGATGCTGGGACCACGTGGGATGCAGCCGTTCCTGAACAGGACAGAGCACTTGCCACCGGGACCCAGGGTGGGTCATCCACGGCACCAGGGGAGCAGGACCTTCTCCCGGTCTCAAGGGAAAACCTAGCAGATCTGGTGGTGGACACAGGCACTCCAGGGGAGCCCCAGCCGCAGAGAGAGGGGGCCCAGACCACcacaggaagggagagagaaccGCATGGGAATAGGGCCACAGATTCTGGAGAGAGCCTCCATG ATTCTGAAGATCTGGACTTACCAGCTACCCAGTGCTTTGCAGACAGAAAGAATCAGAGCCTGGAAG CCCCCAGCATGGAGGATGAGCCCACCCAGGCCTTCCTGTTTACTCTGCCCCAAGAGCCTGGCCCTTCctgttgcagctcccaggccacAG GTTCCCTGAATGAGGCATGGGAGGTCTTGGCGACACAGCCATTCTGTCCGAGAGAGTATGAGGCCTCCGAGACCCAAACCGCTGTCACCCTCCTTGACACCCGTGCATCTTGCCCCCCTCCATCTAGGACAGCACAGCAAGAGCAACATCCAGAGAGCCCAGTCCGTGCAGAAGCACTGGGGATGGAAGGCAGAGGGATGCAGACTGTGGAGAAAGACAAGGGTACCCAAAGAGAAACAACAGAGAGGGtgatccctgaaggagggccACCGCAGAATGAAACCAAGAAACTGCCctcagaaggagagagggaagatgTGACGGGAGAGGAAGAATTAATCAGGGGGATACAGGGCAGAGAACAAAATCAGGTGTTAGCTAGAGATACTCAGAGCCAAGAATCtgacaaaaaagtgaaaagtgcaagtacTGGAAGGGGAATGGAGATTGTAAAGTTAGAAACTGAGACACCCaaggaaacacaggagaaagagagagaaaagcagactCTCGCAGGGGAAATATTTGAGAGTGAAGCAGGGAAACTGGTagtagagagagagagtgaggtaGGTGGGTTAGAAGTCAAGGGACCCCAAGAGCTACTGGACAGAGGCCCACAGATGAGGGAGACAGAGGCGGGGGGCCAGGACCAGAAAGGCCAAGCCTCTGGTCCGCCATCAGAGCCTGGAGCAGGGGCAGGAGACCTTCAGGGATTTACTTCAGACCCAGTAGCTTCTGGGAGCCAGGCAGGTGGAGGAAGGGGAGCCCCAGGGAGCCCCAGGAGGCAGCAGAGAG GTGACTTGAATTGCGAGATGCCACCTGCTGAGAAGGCTTCCAGG GGTGATCAGGAATCCCCAGATGCTTGTCTGCCTCCTGCAGCACCTGAAGCCTCAGCTGCACTCCCAAACTCCCTCATCTCTCAGATCCAAAAACATCCCGCACCTCAGTCCCTCCTTTTTCCCTCTCCAGCTCCTTTAGAACTGCCTATTCCCAGGACCAGAGAAAATGAGAATCAGGAAGCTCCAGAGACTCCCTTCTCCTCAGAGCTGAACTCTGTCCACCCAGAACCCAAAGTCAGGCCGCAGGGGTCTTCTCCAGTTTCTTCTCTACCCCTTGAGCCCCACCCTACCACCCCCACAGGCCAGCCTATTGCCCTTGAACCCACATCTGGGGTCTCTCGGAGCGGGACACATAGTTCCTTTGATGTAACTGCCTCATCAGTTGTCCCCACAGCCCTTGCACTGCAGCCATCCACCTCCACAGACCAGCCTGTCGCCCCTAAGCCCACACTTCGGGCCCCTCGGGGCAGGGCACAGAGGTCTTCTGTCAAAACCCCTGAACCCAATGTCCGCACAGACCAGCCTATTGCCCCTGAGCTCACAGCTAAGGCCACTCGGGGCAGGGCACAGAGGTCTTCTGTCAAGACTCCCAAACCAGATAACCCCACAATACCCAAGCCCCAGCCTTCTACTTCCACAGACCAGCCTGTCACCCCCAAACCCACATCTCGGGCCCCTCGGGGCAGGACACCTAAGTCTTCTGCCAAGACTCCTGAACCAGCTGTCCCCACAGCCTCTGAGCTCCAGCCTGCTGCCCCTAAAGACCAGCCTGTTGCTCCTGAGCTCACATCTAGAGCCACTCGGGGCAGGACACAGAGGTCTTCTATCAAGACTTCCAAACCAGATATGTCCACAGCCCCCGAGCCCCAGCCTTCCACTTCCACAGACCAGCCTGTCACCCCCAAACCCACGTCTCGGGCCCCTCGAGGCAGGACACCTAGGTCTTCCTCCAAGACTCCTGAACCAGTTGTCTCCACAGCCTCTGAGCTCCAGCCTTCTGCCCTCACAGACCAGCCTGTCACTCCTGAGCTCACATCTAGGGCTACTCGGGGCAGGGCACAGAGATCCTCTGTCAAAACCCCTGATCCAGTTACCACCACAACACCTGAGCTCCAGCCTTCCACCTCCACAGACCAGCTTGTCACCCCCAAACGCCCATCTCGGGCCCCTCGAGGCAGGACACGTAGGTCGTCTGCCAAGACTCCTGAACCAGTTGTTCCCACAGCCTCTGAGCTCCAGCCTTCTGCCCCTGCAGACCAGCCTGTTGGTCCTTGGGCCACTCAGTGTAGAAGACATAGGTCTTCTGTCAAGACCCTGGAACCAGTTGTCCCCACAGCCCCTGAACCTCAGCCTTCTACTTCTAAAGACCAGTCTGTCGCTCCTGAACCCACATCTCAGGCCACTCAGAGCCAAACACATAGGTCCTCTGTCAAGACATCCCAGCCAactgaacccacagcccctgacCTCAAACCTTCCTCCCCCACAGACCAGCCTGTCACTCCCAAGGTCATAGCTCAGGGTGGTCCAAGCAGGACACGAAGGGCTTCTACAGCAAGTGCTGTGCTAGTTCCTACTACCCCTGAATTTCAGTGTCCAGTCCCCTCAGAACAGCCTCTTTCCCCTGACCCCATCCCCGAAGTCAACTGCAGCCTTAGGCCGAGGGCCACTAGGAAACATGGGTCTCCCACAGCTCATGTTCATGAGCCCTGTACCGCACCCCCTGAACCTAACTCCCGCTCCTCAAGGAACCAAACACATGGGGCAATGAAGGCAGCCAAGCTCCTTAGCACCATTCCTGAGCCTGCCTTTGCCCAGCTCCCCGAGGCACCGCCTCACACTCCCCAGATGCCAAAGGAGGAGGCAGCAGATGGGTCAGGCTTCACCCCAGAGCCCCAGCCTAGGGCCTCTCAAAACCGCAAGAGGCCTTCAGCTACTGCACATTCACCTCCACTTCAAAAACGGCTCCAGAGAGGGAGAGTCCCTCAGAAGGCAGCATCccttaaggaagaagaaaatccaGCAGCGAGGCCAAGGAAGGAAGAG GGTGTAGTGATTCCGGGTCCaggcaagagaaagagagagcagaCAGAGGAGGAGTCCCAGGGAAGACCGAGCCGTAGCCTGCGACGGACCAAACCTGTTCAGGAGTCCACGGCCCCCAAA GTGCTCTTCACGGGCGTGGTGGATGCTCGCGGAGAAAGGACAGTGCTGGCCCTGGGGGGCAGTCTGGCCAGCTCAGTGGCTGAGGCTTCTCACCTGGTGACTGATCGGATCCGCCGGACGGTCAAGTTTCTGTGTGCCCTGGGCCGGGGCATCCCCATCCTCTCCCTGGCCTGGCTGCATGAG TCCCGCAAGGCAGGCTGCTTCTTGCCCCCGGACGAATATTTGGTGACTGATCCCGAGCAGGAGAAGAACTTCGGCTTCAGCCTTCGGGAGGCCCTGAGCCGAGCTCGGGAGCGAAGGCTGCTGGAG GGCTATGAGATTCACGTGACCCCCGGAGTCCAACCACCGCCACCTCAGATGGGAGAGATCATCAACTGCTGTGGAGGCGCCATCCTGCCTAGCATGCCCCGGTCCTACAAG CCTCAGAGGGTCGTGATCACATGTTCCCAGGACTTCCCTCGATGTGCCATTCCATCTCGGGTTGGGCTGCCTGTCCTCTCACCCGAGTTCCTGCTGACGGGAGTACTGAAGCAGGAAGTCAAGCCAGAGgcctttgccttctccactgtggaAATGTCATCCACCTGA